Genomic segment of Kibdelosporangium phytohabitans:
GAGGGGTTGATCGAACGCCGCGCCGATCCGGCGGACGGGCGAGCCAGTCTGCTCGCCGTCACAGATAAGGCACGGGTCCTGCTGGAGACCCGTCATCACCAGCGCAGTTGCTCGCTGGCCCGGATGCTCGCGCACTGGCCCGCCGACGACCGCGAGCGGTTCGTGGAACTGCTCGAACGGTTCGTGGCCGACCACGAGCGCTACATCCCCACCTTCATCAACGAGCACGCCGAGCTCGTGGCGCGCTCCAAAGGAGAGAACTGATGTCCGACCAGGCGACAGCCGCCGCTGGGGAAGCCGCACCGCGGTCCGGCGCGCTGAGCCACCGCCAGATCCTCACGATCCTGTCCGGGCTGATGCTCGGCATGTTCCTGGCGGCGCTCGACCAGACGATCATGGCATCGGCCATGAAGACCATCGCTGACCAGCTGCACGGTCAGACCATCCAGGCGTGGGCGACCACGGCCTACCTGATCACGGCGACCATCTCGACGCCGCTGTACGGCAAGCTGTCGGACATCTTCGGCCGCAAGCCGATGTACCTCACGGCGATCACGTTCTTCCTGGTCGGCTCGTTGCTCTCGGGCATCGCGACCTCGATGTACGAACTGGCCGCGTTCCGCGCGGTGCAGGGCCTCGGTGCCGGTGGCCTGATGTCGCTCGCGCTGGCGATCATCGCCGACATCACCTCGCCGCTCGAGCGCAGCCGTTACACCGGTTACTTCATGGGCATCTGGGGGCTGTCCAGTGTGGCCGGTCCGCTCGTCGGCGGCATGTTCGCCGGCTTCGACACGTTCCTCGGCATCACCGGCTGGCGCTGGGTGTTCCTGATCAACGTGCCGATCGCGCTCGTCGCGCTGGCCGTGGTCAGCCGGGTGCTGAACGTGCCGCACACCAAGGTGCCGCAGCGCATCGACTTCTGGGGCGCGGGCACGCTCACCGTGGGCCTGGTGCCGTTGCTGATCGTGGCCGAGCAGGGCCGTGAATGGGGCTGGGGCTCCGGCGCGTCGATCGCGATGTACGCGACCGGTGTGATCGGCCTCGTGGCGTTCGTGTTCGTCGAGCGGTTGATGGGCGACGCGGCGCTGCTGCCGATGCGGCTGTTCAAGCGGCCGGTGTTCGCGCTGACCAACGTCATCAACTTCATCATGGGCGTCGGCATGTTCGGCATGATGATGTCCCTGCCGCTGTACCTGCAGATCGTCAAGGGCGCGACACCGACCCAGTCCGGGCTGATGACGTTGCCGATGACGTTCGGCATCCTGGTCGCGGCGATGGGCAGCGGCCGGATCACCTCGAAGACCGGGCGCTACCGGATCTTCCCGATCGTCGGCCTCGGCGCGACCGCGGCCGCGTTGTTCCTGTTCGCCCAGATCGGCACGGACACCGCGCTGTGGCAGACCATGCTGATCATGCTGCTCGCCGGGATCGGTCTCGGCCTGTGCATGCAGAGCCTGCTGCTGGCGATCCAGGCGGACGCGCCCGCCAAGGACATGGGCGTGGCGACCTCGTCGGCGACGTTCTTCCGGTCCATCGGCGGCACGGTCGGTACCGCGGTGTTCCTGTCGATCCTGTTCGGCATCGTGGCCGACCGCATCTCGGCGGCTCGCGCCGCGGCGGGCCTGCCCGCGATCCCGGCCGGTGCGGGTGGCTTCGACCTGAACAACACGGAGTTCATCAACTCGCTGCCGCCGCGTGACGCCCGGCCGGTGCTCGACGGATTCGCCAGTTCGTTGGACACTGTGTTCATGGTCGGCGGGATCGTCGTGCTCGTCGCGTTCGCGCTGATCTGGTTCCTCAAGGAGGTTCCGCTGTCGAACAAGTCGGGTCTGCAGCGGGCCGCGGAGAACGACGAGGCGGCGCCCGTCGCCGCCGCGATGCACTGACGTTCTGGGGTTTTCCCACCACGGAGAACAGAGGGCCCTGCTCCATCCCGGAGCAGGGCCCTCGCTCGTGGCCGGTCAGTGTTCGGTGTGCTCGGGGTGTTCGACCTTGAGCCGGTCGTACGAGCGCTTGATCTCGGCCTCGGCCTCGGTGCGGCCGACCCAGGTCGCGCCCTCGACGCTCTTGCCCGGCTCGAGGTCCTTGTAGACCTCGAAGAAGTGCTGGATCTCCAGCCGGTAGAACTCGCTCAGGTGGTGGATGTCGCGCAGGTGCTCCGAACGCGGGTCGTCCGCCGGCACGCAGAGGACCTTGTCGTCGCCACCCTTCTCGTCGGTCATGCGGAACATGCCGATCGCGCGGCTGCGGATCAGGCAGCCGGGGAACGTCGGCTCCTGCACGAGCACGAGCGCGTCCAACGGGTCGCCGTCCTCGCCGAGCGTGTTGTCGACGAAGCCGTAGTCGGCCGGGTACTGAGTGGCGGTGAACAGAGTCCGGTCCAACCGGATCCGCCCAGTCTCGTGGTCCATCTCGTACTTGTTGCGTACGCCCTTGGGGATCTCGATCGTGACGTCGAACTCCACGCCTGTTCCTCGCTCATCATCTTTGGTCAGTGCTCGCCACTAGTCTGGACTACGACTCGCGCTCGGCCGGCATCACGGCGGTCGGTGACCGATGTGATGTTCGACAGGGAGAACACCAGTGCCAGACCAGGACAACCCGGCGTGGCCGACGGCGGACGACGACCGACCCGCGCCCGGTTTTCCGCAGGTAGACCCGGATAAACCGGAGTCGCCGCCGCAGCGCGCGACACCGCAGGAACCGCCGCGCGCGATGCCCATGCGCATCGAACCCGGCCGTCCTCCCCGCCCCGCGCAGCTCAAGAGCGACCCGCCGCCGGGCGCCTCAACGTGGTTCGAATCACCCGGCGAACCACCCCGCGCGGCCCCGGTCCGCATCGAACCCCGTGACCCGAGGAAGAAGACCGAGAACCCGAAACCGGTTACGGACCCTGCCGGTGAAAAGAATCCCCCTGTCACCGGTTCAGGTGAAACGACGGTGAGCGCGCCGTCGCTGTTCACCCCGCGGCCACCCGACGGCGACCGGGCCGAGTCACCCGAAGCCGCCAAGCCGCCGCGCAGCGAGTCCGCCGAGGCGACGGCACGTACAGAGCCGGTGCAACCACCGGCAGACGAAGCCCAGTCGGCTGATTACGGCCCGCAACCGGTCGAGGCCGAACCGTCGTCCCCGGAGCCGGCTCGTGACGCAGCGCCGCAGGAGCAGCCGGGTGACGGCGCGGCCGAGTCGACGGCACGCAGCGAACCCGTCGCCCAGCCGGGTAAGGGCGCCCAGGAACCCGGGCCGGCGGAGCCGCAGGACAAAGGTGGCGAGTTCGAGCCATTCAGCCAGCCGCTGTTCTCGCCGCCCCCTCGCCCCGAGGACCTCACGCGCGGCCCGCAGGCCTCCGACGCCCAGCCGGAGTCGCTGTTCACGCCGCATAGCCGCAGCGCGCCGGCCGAATCCGGTGAGAGCGAAGCGACTGTCCGGAGCGAGCCGGGTGCCGAGGCCTTCAGCCAGTCGCTGTTCGCTCCCACGACCCGCAGCGCGTCGAAGAACCCGCCTGAGGCTGACACGACCGGTGACAGCGCGGCGGAGTCGACGGCCCGCAGCGAGCCTGTCCGGCCGCAAGATCCGGACCGTTCCGGCGAGGTCTCAGCGGAGGCGTGGCCCAGCGAGGCCGCCCGGCCGCCCCGTGAATCCAGGGCTGGCCTGGAGTCCGCGGGCGACGGGCGATTCTCCACCCCGGCCCGCAACGAGCCAGTGCGGCACGGCGCTGACGAACCGGCGGCTGCCGACGACAGCTCGGCTGAGGCGACGATGCGCAGCCTGCCGGTACAGCCACCGCAACCGCAGCGCGAAACGGGCGGCAGCCCGAAGAACGCCACGCCGGAATCGGGCGAAGGTTCCCTTTTCACCCCGACGCGCGAGCCGATGCGGCCACAGGACCGGCGTGGTGCCAGGCCTGGTCCGCAGCAGCCGGAGTCAGGTGGCCCGGCTCGCAATGAGCCGATCCGGCCTCCGCAACTGCCCAGGGGCGCCGCGGCCGTGGGCTTGGAATCCTCGGGTGAGGGGCCGATCGCAGGCCCGGTGCGGAATGAGTCGCAGCGGCAGGAGCCGGGCCCGTTCGATGGTCCGACTCGCAGTGAGCCGATGCGGCCACAGGACCGGCGTGGTGCCAGGCCTGGTCCGCAGCAGCCGGAGTCAGGTGGCCCGGCTCGCAATGAGCCGATCCGGCCTCCGCAACTGCCCAGGGGCGCCGCGGCCATGGGCCTCGAATCCTCCGGCGAAGGGCCTTTCGCCGCTCCGACGCGCAGTGAGCCGTTGCGGCAGCCCGGCGGCGGTCAGCAGCGGCCACCGCAAGGTCCCAGGGGCTTGGAGACTGCCAGGGAGGGGCCGTTCGCCGCGCCGACGCGCAGTGAACCCATGCGGCCTCCGCAGCGACCCATGGCCGGCCCGCCGATGGGGTTGGAGACCTCCGGGGAAGGGCCGTTCGCTGTTCCCACCCGCAGCGAGCCCATGCGGCCGCCGGGTGCCAGGCCTGACGCGCCCACGCGGCCGGGCGGCGAACCCGTGCGTCCGCCCGCGGGGCTTGAGACTTCCGGCAAACCCGTCGACCACGGGCAGTTCGCGGCGACCATCCGCACCGAACCCGTGCGCCCGCCTGCCGAGGAGACTGAGCCGCCGTTCCCGTTGGGGTCCGACGACGATCCGCCCGCGCCACCGTCCGATGGCGACACTCCCAAGGGCAAGCGACCGCGCAAGGGCTTGTTCGTCCTCGCGGCTCTCGTCCTTGTGATCGCGCTCGGAGCCGGGGTCGTCTTCTTCGTACCCGGCGTCAGGGCGAAGCTCGGGCTCGGCGGTTCCGACGCCGATGAGGCTGTTGCCCCGCCGCCTTCGCCTGTGGCCTTCACGCCTTCCATCAAGGGTGCGGGCGGCGGTGCTCCCGCCCCGACCCAGCAGGGTGTGCAGGGCGTGCTCGCCGGTCCGGCGGGCAATGCCGCGCTCGGCACGCTGACCGGCACTGTGATCGACCCGGCCAGCGGAAATGTCCTGTGGAACAAGGCGTCCAACACGCCGCTCACGCCCGCGTCGACCACGAAGCTGCTCACCGCCGCTGCCGCGTTGCTCAAGCTGCCGCACGGCCAGCAGTTCAGCACCAAGGTCGTCGCCGGTCCGCAGCCCGGCAGCGTCATCGTCGTCGGCGGCGGGGACGGCACGCTGAACTCGTTGCCCGCGGGCAAGAACTCCGTCTTCCCCGGTTCACCGCGGCTCGACGACCTCGTCGCGCAGGTGAAGGCCAAGGGGCCGGTCAGCCAGGTCTTCCTCGACCGCACGCGGTACACCGCCGACAACCTCGCTCCCGGTGTGCTTCCCGGTGACGTCGCCGAGGGCTACATCTCGCCGATCACACCGCTGATGATGGACGGCGCCCGGCAGGACCCGACCAAGGACAAGAGCCCGCGCAGCGCCAACCCGCCGCGTACGGTCGCCGCCGAGTTCGCCAAACGGATCGGCGCGAGCGTCGCGGCCAGCCCCGAGGTCACCGCGCCCGCCGACGCCCAGGTCCTCGGCGAGGTTCGGTCCGCGCCGCTGACCGAACTGGTCGACCAGTTCCTGCAGGCGTCCGACAACGTCCTCGCCGACGTCGTCGCCCGCGAGGTCGCGATCGCCGCAGGCGAGGAACCGTCGTTCCAGGGCGTCCACAAGGCGACGCTGAAGGTCTTGGCCGAGAACGGGTTCGACGTCACCGGCGCCGAGTTGTTCGACGGCAGCGGCATGTCGACGAGCAACAAGACCACTTCGCTGCTGCTGGCCAAGGTCCTCGCGGCGGCAGCCGGTGACGGCAAGGACGAGAAGTCCGCGAAACTGCGGCCCATGCTCGGCGGGCTGCCGGTCGCGGGCGGCAGCGGGACGCTGGAAGGCCGGTTCGCCGCCGGGCAGCCCGCCGCCGGTGGCCGCGGCTGGGTCCGTGCCAAGACCGGCACGCTGCCGTTGGCGGGGATCAACTCGCTCGCGGGCGTCGTGCTCGACACCGACGGCAGGCTCCTGGTGTTCGCTCTGATGACCAACGGCAGCGACACGATCCAGGCGCGGCCCGCGCTCGACGCGGTCGCCGCGGCACTGCGCACGTGCGGCTGCAAATAATGAGCGCGCAATCACACAGAGCGTAAATGCTCAGGTAGCGTCAGTGGCGTGGAAGCGGCGACTGAGCTCAGGCGAGGGACGGGTTCGCCGGTCGACTGGTCATTGGCCATCTCGACCGGGCAGCGCCTGGTCCGGCGCGGACCCGACGTTCCGATGGCGGAGGCCGAGGCCACCGTCAGGGATCTGCGTGACGCCACCGACGTCGCCGAAGGGCACGTCCGTGACCTCACGGGTCTCGGTCACGGTCTGCCGCTGCCGCCAGGTGAGGTGGTGGACCGGCCGGGGTGGATCAGAGCCGCCGCCGAAGGCCTCGACGTCCTGACCGACGGCGCGTTGCCGCGTGCGTACGCGGGTCCGGTCGGTGCGGTCATGGCGGGCAGTGCCGGTGTCCAGGCGGGCATGGTGCTGGCGTTCCTCGGCGCACGCGTGCTCGGCCAGTACGACCCGTTCAACGACGGCCGCCTGTTGCTCGTCGCGCCCAACATCATCGGCGCGCACCGGGCGTTGGACGTGCCGTCCCGTGACTTCCAGATGTGGGTCTGCCTGCACGAGTGCACGCACCGGCTGCAGTTCACCGCCGTGCCGTGGCTCAAGGACTACTTCTCCGGCCAGGTCAAGAAGTTCCTGTCCGGAATGGACGACAGCGCCGCCAGCGCGCTGAACCGTTTCCCCGACGTCATCAAAGAGGCGCGCCGCCGCTCGCTCGACCCGAACGCCTCGTCGGATCCGGTCACGTTGATGGAACTGTTGCAGTCCGCCGAGCAGCGCGAGGTGTTCGACCGGCTCATCGCACTGTCCACACTGCTCGAAGGGCACGCGGACTACGTGATGGACGCGGTCGGCCCGACGGTCGTGCCGACTGTGGACGTCATCCGCAACCGGTTCACCGAACGCCGCCGCGGCGGTGGGCTGCTCGACCGGGTGCTGCGCACGCTGCTCGGCGTGGACGCGAAGGTCAAGCAGTACGCCGCGGGTGCCGCGTTCACCAGGCACGTCGTCGGTGAGGCCGGGATGGACGGTTTCAACGCCGTGTGGACCTCGGCCGACACCCTGCCGCGCCGCTCGGAGATCTCGGACCCGGACGCATGGCTGCGCCGAGTGCGACCCTGATCATCCGCAAGGCCGTCAAGGATCTGCTGAACACAACCCCACAAGGGCCGGTCGCCGTCGCGGTGTCCGGCGGCGCGGACTCGCTCGCCCTCGCCGCGGCGACGGCGACGCTGACCGATGTGACCGGTTTGATCGTGGATCACGGCCTGCAGCACGGCTCCGCCGGCGTGGCCGAGGAGGCCGCGGCCCAGCTCAAGACCATCGGCGTGGACGCGCGCGTCCTGCGGGTCGAGGTGACGGGCCCGGGTGGGCTGGAAGCGGCGGCCAGGCGGGTGCGCTACCAGGCGCTCAGAAGTGCCCACGACGGCGTGATCCTGCTCGGCCACACCATGGACGACCAAGCCGAGACAGTCCTGCTTGGACTGGGCCGCGGCTCCGGGCCGCGGTCGATCGCGGGCATGCGCCCGTACGACCCGCCGTGGGGGCGTCCGCTGCTGAAGGTCCGCCGGGCCGTCACGGTCGCGGCATGTGCGGAGTTGGGGCTCCAACCGTGGGCCGATCCGCACAACAGCGACCCGTCGTTCACGCGGGTACGCCTCCGGCACGACGTGATCCCCCTCATGGAGGAGGTGCTGCAGGGTGGCGTCGCGGGAGCGCTCGCACGGACCGCCGAGCAGCTCCGTGAGGATCTCGACGCGCTGGACGCGATGGCCGCCATGATCCGCCACGACACCGGGAACGTGCTGGTCACCGACCTGGAGCCACATCCGCCCGCGCTGCGCCGCCGTGCGCTGCGAACCTGGCTGAAAGACGCCGGAGTGCCCGAACTCACCGACGGCCACCTGCGGTCGGTCGACGCACTGGTGGGTGAATGGCGTGGTCAGGGTGGTGTCTGGCTGCCGGGCGGCTTTGTGGTGTGCCGCCGCCATGGCAGGCTCTGCGTGCAACCGCCGGCAGGGAAATCAAGTTGAGAGGGAGACGGCGTGTACGACGGCGACATCGCCTCCGTGCTGATCACCGAGCAAGAGATCAACGAGAAGATCGCCGAACTCGCCAAGCAGATCGCCGAGGACTATCCGGCCGGCGGCGCGCGGCAGGACCTGGTGCTCGTCGGTGTGCTCAAGGGCGCGGTGATGTTCATGACAGACCTGGCGCGTGCGCTGCCAGTGCCCGTCCAACTGGAGTTCATGGCGGTCAGCTCGTACGGCTCGGCCACGTCGAGCTCGGGTGTGGTGCGGATCCTCAAGGACCTCGACCGGGACATCGCCGGCCGGGACGTGCTGATCGTCGAGGACATCATCGACTCGGGCCTGACGCTGTCGTGGCTGCTCAAGAACCTGGCCTCGCGCGGCCCGGCCACGCTGCGCGTGTGCACGCTGCTGCGCAAGCCGGAAGCGGTGAAGGTCGAGGTCCCGGTCGAGTACGTCGGCTTCGAGATCCCCAACGAGTTCGTCGTCGGCTACGGCCTCGACTACGCCGAGCGCTACCGCGACCTGCCGTACATCGGCACGTTGGAACCAGCTGTCTACTCATCCTGAGGACTCCCTCAGGATGGCCGGGAACCGAACAGGGGAATCCAGCCGTTATCTGCACTGTCAGGCGCACGCGCGCCGGGAGGACGGGCTACGCTCGTTCACTTGGCGCGTGATGTGCCAGAAGTGGGCGGTACGCTGGATGGACCGGATTGCCCCGCCGGCCGGGTAGTGGGGCTCACTACCCGAAATGCAAGTCAGGGAGGGTCGAGGCCGCCCGGCGGCCGTAAGTGAATGGACCGCAAGCGACTGCTCCGCAACCCGCTGCTCTGGATACTGGCAGTGGTCCTGCTGTACCTCGCGTTCAGCACGATCTTCGACTCCAACCGCGGGTTCACCCAGGTCTCCACGACCAAGGCGATCGCCCAGATCAACAGCGGCAACGTGGAGAAGGCGACCCTCGAGGACAAGGAACAGCAGCTCAAGCTGGTCCTCAAGGACGCGTCGAAGGCGGACAACCAGAAGCAGCTGATCACCTCGTTCCCGGCGCAGGCCGGCGACGACGTGTTCAACGTACTGCGCACGAACAACGTGGAATTCGAGACGAAGGTCACACAGGACTCGATCTTCACCCAGATCCTGTTGTTCGCGATCCCCCTGGTGCTGCTCGGACTGCTCCTGCTCTGGATGATGAACAACGTCCAGGGCGGCGGGAACCGGGTGATGAACTTCGGCAAGTCCAAGGCCAAGCAGCTGTCGAAGGACATGCCGAAGACCACGTTCGCCGACGTGGCAGGCGCCGACGAGGCTGTCGAAGAGCTGTACGAGATCAAGGACTTCCTGCAGAACCCGGGCCGCTACCAGGCACTCGGCGCGAAGATCCCGAAGGGCGTGCTGCTCTACGGGCCGCCGGGAACCGGCAAGACCCTGCTCGCCAGGGCCGTCGCCGGTGAGGCCGGTGTGCCGTTCTACACGATCTCCGGCTCCGACTTCGTCGAGATGTTCGTCGGTGTCGGTGCCTCGCGTGTCCGTGACCTGTTCGAACAGGCCAAGCAGAACGCGCCGTGCATCATCTTCGTCGACGAGATCGACGCGGTGGGCCGTCAGCGTGGTGCCGGCCTCGGCGGTGGTCACGACGAGCGCGAACAAACGCTCAACCAGCTGCTCGTCGAGATGGACGGCTTCGACGCGCGCGGCGGGATCATCCTGATCGCCGCGACCAACCGGCCCGACATCCTCGACCCGGCGCTGCTGCGTCCCGGCCGCTTCGACCGGCAGATCCCGGTGTCCGCACCGGACCTGACGGGTCGTCGCAAGATCCTCGAGGTGCACGCCAAGGGCAAGCCGATGGCGCCGGACGTCGAGCTGCAGAGCCTGGCCAAGCGCACAGTCGGCATGTCCGGCGCGGACCTGGCCAACGTGCTCAACGAGGCCGCGCTGCTGACCGCCCGGCAGAACGGCTCGACGATCGACAACGCCGCGCTGGAGGAGTCGGTCGACCGCGTGATCGGCGGCCCGGCCCGCAAGAGCCGGATCATCTCCGAGAAGGAGAAGAAGATCACGGCGTACCACGAAGGCGGGCACGCGCTCGCCGCGTGGGCGATGCCGGACCTCGAACCGGTCTACAAGCTGACGATCCTGCCGCGTGGCCGCACCGGTGGGCACGCGCTGGTCGTGCCCGAGGACGACAAGGGCTTGATGACCCGTTCGGAGATGATCGCCCGCCTGGTGTTCGCACTGGGTGGCCGCTCGGCCGAGGAGCTGGTGTTCCACGAGCCGACCACGGGCGCGTCGTCCGACATCGAGCAGGCCACCAAGATCGCCAAGGCGATGGTGACCGAGTACGGCATGAGCGCCAAGCTCGGCGCCGTGAAGTACGGCTCGGACCACGGCGACCCGTTCCTCGGCAGGTCCATGGGCACGTCCCCGGACTACTCGCACGAGGTCGCGCAGGGCATCGACGAGGAGGTGCGCAAGCTCATCGAGGCGGCGCACACCGAGGCGTGGGAGGTGCTCAACACCTACCGCGACGTGCTCGACGAGCTCGTGGTCGAGCTGCTCGACAAGGAGACCTTGCAGCGCAAGGACCTCGAGCGGATCTTCTCCCGGGTGGAGAAGCGGCCCCGGATCACCGCGTTCAACGACTTCGGAGAGCGCGTGCCGTCCGACAAGCCGCCGATCAAGACCAAGGGCGAGCTGGCGATGGAACGCGGCGAGCCGTGGCCGCCGATCCAGGAGGAGCCGGAGCCGACCCCGGTCGGTGCCGTCGGCG
This window contains:
- a CDS encoding inorganic diphosphatase, which translates into the protein MEFDVTIEIPKGVRNKYEMDHETGRIRLDRTLFTATQYPADYGFVDNTLGEDGDPLDALVLVQEPTFPGCLIRSRAIGMFRMTDEKGGDDKVLCVPADDPRSEHLRDIHHLSEFYRLEIQHFFEVYKDLEPGKSVEGATWVGRTEAEAEIKRSYDRLKVEHPEHTEH
- a CDS encoding zinc-dependent metalloprotease, whose protein sequence is MEAATELRRGTGSPVDWSLAISTGQRLVRRGPDVPMAEAEATVRDLRDATDVAEGHVRDLTGLGHGLPLPPGEVVDRPGWIRAAAEGLDVLTDGALPRAYAGPVGAVMAGSAGVQAGMVLAFLGARVLGQYDPFNDGRLLLVAPNIIGAHRALDVPSRDFQMWVCLHECTHRLQFTAVPWLKDYFSGQVKKFLSGMDDSAASALNRFPDVIKEARRRSLDPNASSDPVTLMELLQSAEQREVFDRLIALSTLLEGHADYVMDAVGPTVVPTVDVIRNRFTERRRGGGLLDRVLRTLLGVDAKVKQYAAGAAFTRHVVGEAGMDGFNAVWTSADTLPRRSEISDPDAWLRRVRP
- the dacB gene encoding D-alanyl-D-alanine carboxypeptidase/D-alanyl-D-alanine-endopeptidase yields the protein MSAPSLFTPRPPDGDRAESPEAAKPPRSESAEATARTEPVQPPADEAQSADYGPQPVEAEPSSPEPARDAAPQEQPGDGAAESTARSEPVAQPGKGAQEPGPAEPQDKGGEFEPFSQPLFSPPPRPEDLTRGPQASDAQPESLFTPHSRSAPAESGESEATVRSEPGAEAFSQSLFAPTTRSASKNPPEADTTGDSAAESTARSEPVRPQDPDRSGEVSAEAWPSEAARPPRESRAGLESAGDGRFSTPARNEPVRHGADEPAAADDSSAEATMRSLPVQPPQPQRETGGSPKNATPESGEGSLFTPTREPMRPQDRRGARPGPQQPESGGPARNEPIRPPQLPRGAAAVGLESSGEGPIAGPVRNESQRQEPGPFDGPTRSEPMRPQDRRGARPGPQQPESGGPARNEPIRPPQLPRGAAAMGLESSGEGPFAAPTRSEPLRQPGGGQQRPPQGPRGLETAREGPFAAPTRSEPMRPPQRPMAGPPMGLETSGEGPFAVPTRSEPMRPPGARPDAPTRPGGEPVRPPAGLETSGKPVDHGQFAATIRTEPVRPPAEETEPPFPLGSDDDPPAPPSDGDTPKGKRPRKGLFVLAALVLVIALGAGVVFFVPGVRAKLGLGGSDADEAVAPPPSPVAFTPSIKGAGGGAPAPTQQGVQGVLAGPAGNAALGTLTGTVIDPASGNVLWNKASNTPLTPASTTKLLTAAAALLKLPHGQQFSTKVVAGPQPGSVIVVGGGDGTLNSLPAGKNSVFPGSPRLDDLVAQVKAKGPVSQVFLDRTRYTADNLAPGVLPGDVAEGYISPITPLMMDGARQDPTKDKSPRSANPPRTVAAEFAKRIGASVAASPEVTAPADAQVLGEVRSAPLTELVDQFLQASDNVLADVVAREVAIAAGEEPSFQGVHKATLKVLAENGFDVTGAELFDGSGMSTSNKTTSLLLAKVLAAAAGDGKDEKSAKLRPMLGGLPVAGGSGTLEGRFAAGQPAAGGRGWVRAKTGTLPLAGINSLAGVVLDTDGRLLVFALMTNGSDTIQARPALDAVAAALRTCGCK
- the ftsH gene encoding ATP-dependent zinc metalloprotease FtsH — its product is MDRKRLLRNPLLWILAVVLLYLAFSTIFDSNRGFTQVSTTKAIAQINSGNVEKATLEDKEQQLKLVLKDASKADNQKQLITSFPAQAGDDVFNVLRTNNVEFETKVTQDSIFTQILLFAIPLVLLGLLLLWMMNNVQGGGNRVMNFGKSKAKQLSKDMPKTTFADVAGADEAVEELYEIKDFLQNPGRYQALGAKIPKGVLLYGPPGTGKTLLARAVAGEAGVPFYTISGSDFVEMFVGVGASRVRDLFEQAKQNAPCIIFVDEIDAVGRQRGAGLGGGHDEREQTLNQLLVEMDGFDARGGIILIAATNRPDILDPALLRPGRFDRQIPVSAPDLTGRRKILEVHAKGKPMAPDVELQSLAKRTVGMSGADLANVLNEAALLTARQNGSTIDNAALEESVDRVIGGPARKSRIISEKEKKITAYHEGGHALAAWAMPDLEPVYKLTILPRGRTGGHALVVPEDDKGLMTRSEMIARLVFALGGRSAEELVFHEPTTGASSDIEQATKIAKAMVTEYGMSAKLGAVKYGSDHGDPFLGRSMGTSPDYSHEVAQGIDEEVRKLIEAAHTEAWEVLNTYRDVLDELVVELLDKETLQRKDLERIFSRVEKRPRITAFNDFGERVPSDKPPIKTKGELAMERGEPWPPIQEEPEPTPVGAVGGAKDLPKEANNGQVPNGLPASPGPYSAPEGRPGGPPHYGAPPGWRPATSPPQPDQDDRDGKN
- the hpt gene encoding hypoxanthine phosphoribosyltransferase, which translates into the protein MYDGDIASVLITEQEINEKIAELAKQIAEDYPAGGARQDLVLVGVLKGAVMFMTDLARALPVPVQLEFMAVSSYGSATSSSGVVRILKDLDRDIAGRDVLIVEDIIDSGLTLSWLLKNLASRGPATLRVCTLLRKPEAVKVEVPVEYVGFEIPNEFVVGYGLDYAERYRDLPYIGTLEPAVYSS
- a CDS encoding MDR family MFS transporter; the protein is MSDQATAAAGEAAPRSGALSHRQILTILSGLMLGMFLAALDQTIMASAMKTIADQLHGQTIQAWATTAYLITATISTPLYGKLSDIFGRKPMYLTAITFFLVGSLLSGIATSMYELAAFRAVQGLGAGGLMSLALAIIADITSPLERSRYTGYFMGIWGLSSVAGPLVGGMFAGFDTFLGITGWRWVFLINVPIALVALAVVSRVLNVPHTKVPQRIDFWGAGTLTVGLVPLLIVAEQGREWGWGSGASIAMYATGVIGLVAFVFVERLMGDAALLPMRLFKRPVFALTNVINFIMGVGMFGMMMSLPLYLQIVKGATPTQSGLMTLPMTFGILVAAMGSGRITSKTGRYRIFPIVGLGATAAALFLFAQIGTDTALWQTMLIMLLAGIGLGLCMQSLLLAIQADAPAKDMGVATSSATFFRSIGGTVGTAVFLSILFGIVADRISAARAAAGLPAIPAGAGGFDLNNTEFINSLPPRDARPVLDGFASSLDTVFMVGGIVVLVAFALIWFLKEVPLSNKSGLQRAAENDEAAPVAAAMH
- the tilS gene encoding tRNA lysidine(34) synthetase TilS, producing the protein MAAPSATLIIRKAVKDLLNTTPQGPVAVAVSGGADSLALAAATATLTDVTGLIVDHGLQHGSAGVAEEAAAQLKTIGVDARVLRVEVTGPGGLEAAARRVRYQALRSAHDGVILLGHTMDDQAETVLLGLGRGSGPRSIAGMRPYDPPWGRPLLKVRRAVTVAACAELGLQPWADPHNSDPSFTRVRLRHDVIPLMEEVLQGGVAGALARTAEQLREDLDALDAMAAMIRHDTGNVLVTDLEPHPPALRRRALRTWLKDAGVPELTDGHLRSVDALVGEWRGQGGVWLPGGFVVCRRHGRLCVQPPAGKSS